A window from Zingiber officinale cultivar Zhangliang chromosome 7A, Zo_v1.1, whole genome shotgun sequence encodes these proteins:
- the LOC122000795 gene encoding transcription factor DIVARICATA-like: MMTRYCADVLPQKETGPQSYSSNWFVGRESNGGRRSACWTPDENKRFEDALAEVDADSPDRWEKVASLIPGKTVADVMNHYGELVDDVSDIEAGRIPCPEYYGASSFTLDWESSYDSEEWNNSFCNSGKRSCIRGSDHERKKGVPWTEDEHKLFLLGLKKYGKGDWRNISRNFVITRTPTQVASHAQKYFIRLNTGSKDKRRSSIHDITTVDLPNNNRPPSPSTQPSTITSQSSLGMAPTLPCQLSVIVDADQLGEVANGFNPSLRENQFVQNQLGINPSYMKLRSQNPQLMDEILSSMASRETFPVGFSMQ, translated from the exons ATGATGACAAGATATTGCGCGGATGTGCTTCCGCAGAAGGAGACGGGCCCGCAATCGTACTCCTCTAATTGGTTCGTCGGGCGGGAGAGCAACGGCGGCCGCCGCAGCGCGTGTTGGACGCCGGACGAAAACAAGCGGTTCGAGGATGCCCTAGCGGAGGTCGATGCCGACAGCCCCGACCGGTGGGAGAAGGTGGCGTCTTTAATCCCGGGGAAGACTGTGGCAGATGTGATGAACCATTACGGTGAATTGGTCGACGACGTGAGCGATATCGAGGCCGGGCGGATCCCGTGCCCCGAGTACTACGGCGCTTCATCTTTTACCCTCGACTGGGAGAGCAGTTACGATTCTGAAGAATGGAATAACTCGTTCTGCAACTCCGGCAAGCGATCGTGTATCAGGGGATCAGATCATGAGAGGAAAAAAGGAGTCCCTTGGACTGAAGATGAGCACAA GTTGTTTTTGCTCGGCCTTAAGAAGTATGGCAAAGGAGATTGGAGAAACATATCCCGAAATTTTGTGATAACCAGGACTCCTACTCAAGTAGCAAGCCATGCACAAAAGTACTTCATCAGGCTCAACACGGGCAGCAAAGACAAGAGAAGATCCAGCATACATGACATTACTACTGTCGATTTGCCCAATAACAATAGGCCTCCTTCGCCATCAACTCAACCATCTACTATTACCTCACAGTCAAGCTTGGGCATGGCACCCACATTGCCGTGCCAGCTCTCTGTTATCGTCGATGCAGATCAGCTCGGCGAAGTAGCAAATGGCTTCAATCCATCATTGCGTGAGAATCAGTTTGTGCAAAATCAGTTAGGAATAAATCCATCTTATATGAAACTACGATCTCAAAATCCACAGCTCATGGATGAGATACTGTCGAGCATGGCATCCAGAGAGACGTTTCCCGTTGGATTTTCGATGCAGTGA